One Salvelinus alpinus chromosome 9, SLU_Salpinus.1, whole genome shotgun sequence genomic window, ggcggttggaaccaaaaatctcaaatttgtactcatcagaccaaaggacagatttccaccggtctaatgtccattgctcatgtttcttggcccaagcaagtttcttcttattggtgtcctttagtagtggtttctttccaGGAAATCGACCATGATggactgattcacgcagtctcctctgaacagtttatgtctgttacttgaactctgaagcatttatttgggctgcattctgaggtgcagttatttgccgatttctgaggctggtaactgtaatgaacttttcctttgcagcagaagtaactctggatcttcctttcctgtggcggttctcatgagagccagtttcattatagcccttgatggtttttgtgactgcacttgaagaaacgttcaaagttcttgaaattttccggattgactgaccttcatgtcttaaagtaatgatggacagtcgtttctctttgcttatttgagctgttcttgccaaaatatggacttggtagGGATAtcttctagaggtcgaccgattaatcggaatggccgattaattagggtcgATTTCaacttttcataacaatcggaaatctgtatttttggacgccgatatTGCCGTTTATAAATATTTTTGTAATTTATTTTTAAcaactttattttactaggcaagtcagttaagaacacattcctattttcaatgacgacctaggaacggtgggttaactgccttgttcaggggcagaacgacagatttttaccttgtcagctcagggattcagtcttgcaaccttacggttaactagtccaacgctctaaccacctgcctcacgaggagcctgtctgttacgcgaatgcagtaagaagccaaggtaagttgctagctagcattaagcttatcttataaaaaacaatcaatcaatcataatcactagttataactacacatggttgatgatattactagtttatctagcgtgtcctgcgttgcatataaatcgatgcggtgcgcattcgcgaaaaaggactgtcgttgctccaacgtgtacctaaccataaacatccatgcctttcttaaaatcaatacacagaagtatatatttttaaacctgcatatttagctaaaataaatccaggttagcaggcaatattaaccaggtgattttgtgtcacttctcttgcgttcattgcacgcagcgtcagggtatatgcaacagtttgggctgcctggctctgcaaactaatttgccagaattgtagtaattatgacataacattgaaaattgtgcaatgtaacagcaatatttagactaggcatgccatccgttagataaaatacggaacggttccgtatttcactgaaagaataaacgttttgttttcgaaattatagtttccggattcgaccatattaatgacctaaggctcgtatttctgtgtgttaatatgttataattaagtctatgatttgatagagcagtctgactgagcgatggtaggcaccagcatgctcgaaagcattcattcaaacagcactttcgtgcgtttagccagcagctctgctgtttatgacttcaagcctatcaactcccgagattaggctggtgtaaccgatgtgaaatggctagctagttagcggggtgagcgctaatagcgtttcaaacgtcactcgctctgtgACTTggagttgttccccttgctctgcatgggtaacgctgcttcgtgggtggctgttgtcgacgtgttcctggttcgagctcCGGTAGcggtgaggagagggatggaagttatactgttacactggcaatactaaagtgtctataagaacatccaatagtcaaaggtatatgaaatacaaatcgtatagagagaaatagtcctataattcctataataactacaacctaaaacttcttacctgggaatattgaagactcatgttaaaaggaaccaccagctttcatatgttctcatgttctgagcaaggaactttaactttagctttcttacatggcacatattgcacttttactttcttctccaacactttgtttttgcattatttaaaccaaattgaacatgtttcattatttatttgaggctaaattgattttattgatgtattatattaagttaaaataagtgttcattcagtattgttgtaattgtcattattacaaataaataaataaaatcggccgattaatcggtatcggctttttttgctCCTCCAATAgttggtatcggtatcggcgttgaaaaatcataatctgtcgacctctactttcttctgtataccaaccctaccttgtcacaacacaactgattggctcaaatacattaagaaggaaagaaattccacaaattatctttaacaatgcacacctttttaattgaaatgcattcaagttgactacctaatgaagctggttgagagaatggcaagagtgtacaaagctgtcatcaaggtaaacggtggctactttgaatctcaaatataaaatatatttagtttttaacacttttgtttttggttactacatgattccatatgtgttatttcatagttttgatgtcttcactattattctacaatgtagaaaatagtaaaacataaagaaaaacccttgaatgagtaggtgtgtccaaacttttgactttgtACAGTATATTCCAGAAAGCCTGGTCTTGGCTCCACGCTGTTGGTGAAGTTCATCAGAAACTTCCTGTACCGTGGAGATTAGTTCGCTAGATATTGTGCTGATATTTCAATTGAGACTTTCGTAACCTGGGACAAACTTTTACCTTGATATTGAAATAATAGATTTGGGATAGTGTCAATTTGCTGTTTCATTTGATGGCTGATTCAACTTTCAATTCAATATGTCATGTTGATCAGGTGATGGTGAATACAGCCTGCTGTGTCCTGATGTTGATTGCAAAGGTGATCCAGTGCATTGTCTTTGGGCCGCTCCGTGTCAGTGAAAAACAGGTAAGTAGGaatgtgttttgtgtttttctaGGTAATGTCATTCATTAACCAGGTAGCCTAATGTTTTTCCTTGAAACCCTTACTGCAAACTGCCAGGTCCCGTGTAATATGCATGCTAAGATCGAGGCCACTATCATAAACATTTTATTATGCAGCTGAATTAAATCCTAGCCAATTTAGGCAATGAGTGATTCCTCACGGATCCCAGACGAGAGGCCTGGATACGgccaaaatgtaataaatatgcCAATCTTTGATAAATTATGCTTTTGGATACAACTGTaaaatatatgtcaacaatccttcctcaAAACAAGAAAGCTTTTGCGACTAAATCAAATGTTTTAATGCCCTATCTGCCCTGGCTGCTTTCTCTGTCTATACAGCACCTGAAGGACAAGTTTTGGAACTTCATCTTCTACAAGTTTATCTTCATCTTCGGGGTGCTCAACGTTCAgacggtggaggaggtggtgatgTGGTGTCTGTGGTTCGCTGTCCTCGTCTTCATGCACCTCATGGTCCAGCTCTGCAAGGACCGCTTTGAATATGTTCGTTTCCAATAGTCCTATATAGGAGTTATCCTTTTCTGGCAAATGATAAGTCACAATATTGTTTTATCATTTGTATTTAGCCAATATCTGTAAGGCTAATCAATAGTGTCTTTGTTTTGTAAAACAAACTCTAATTTTCCCGGTTCATGAATAGGGTTTTTAATGTTATGATATTCTATTATCATCCACGGCAGTATCGTACTTTATCATTGAGtcttgtgtgtgttgttacagctGTCATTCTCACCCACCACTCCTATGGGCAGCCATGTGAGGGTTCTGACCATGCTGGTGGGTATGCTGCTGACCTGCTGTGGCCTGGCACTGCTCTGTGGTCTCCTGGGAAATCCCCATGGCGTACACACCGTCGCCTTCATGGCCGCTGAGGTAGGATGCCTGGAGCCCGCTCCCCAGGTTGATCTCAACTGTTTTTCCTTGATTCATCGTGTCTCCTCGCCTCAGGAGAGGAATGTTTCTCCAATGCATTTTGAGATGGAGGCAACATTTAAAAAGTCTATTGGGTCCTCTTGCCTTTGTTTCTCTATTCTATATGGATAAACATTTGCGATGTAGTGCTTATCTGCGTGTTTTTAATGTATACATCATGGTCTTATCTGATGATGCTCCCCATTATCTAACCAGACCATTGTTTCCTTTCAGTGTATGCTGGTGTTCGTTAGAACTGGACATGTCATTATCCGGTAAGTGATTGTGCAGGCAATTGCCAAAATATTGTATATCTTGTATAAACTCATTACCAACTGGTTGTACATCTTGTTaacgttccccagcaagaaaaccaaaCATGGCActcaaacagaagggggaactaacaaagagtcactgacaTCAAACAAAAtgaaacaggtggggttttaggaggggttctgaaagataCTCTTGGGGATGTCAACTGAAAGTTgcatagcaacaacaactggaacctaaaagacacccaccatgagcacCCACTAAATGTGCCCACTAAGAGACAaataaaagaaaaacccacaccaaactcagacaggaagcaaaccaaaatgtTGGAGCAAAACAAAAAGGGGGAAGATCAGATAAAGGATTGTTTGTCTAGAAATCTAATAGGGAGTTGACCTTCCACATCTCTctagacaactggagcactgggccagccactcttaaaaatcacctgggccagcacaggtgaaacaccttcccactaacaagATGACAAACCAGCACAGGTGTTGTGACACCAGTCTGTGCGCCCCATGTGCTAACGTTCAACCTCAAAATATAAATGggaaaaccaaagcctgtaacaatCTGAAAAGGCCGCACGCACGCACTGAATACCTGTTCCTGCTCCCTCTAGGTACTCTATCCACCTGTGGGACTTGAACCATGAAGGCACCTGGGAGAGTAAAGGATCCTACGTTTACTACACTGACTTTGTGATGGAGCTGGCTCTGCTGGGGCTCGACCTTATGCACCACATCCACATGCTGGTGAGTTCAACACCCATCCTCACATCCACTCACTTTCACACAAAACAACTGCACAAGAGTGGCATGTCCCTATTTGACTTGTTACTAGGGTTGTTACTACTGTCCATTTATCTATAGGTCCCATCATGCTGTAACCAGAATGTCTTCTTTCTACCAACTCtttctcttatcctctcctctgctcttttctcctctttctctccctcttctccccttctcctctcagcTGTTTGGTAACATCTGGCTCTCTATGGCCAGCCTGGTGATCTTCATGCAGCTGCGTTACCTGTTCCATGAGGTGCAGAAGAGAATCCGTCGCCACAAGAACTACCTCCGTGTCATCAACAACATGGAGGCCAGGTTTGTTGCTCAGTCAGCTAGCTTTTTCTTTCGACATACTGAACAGTACCTGTATTTATTTACATTACATTGTGTTATAGCTGTATCCATCTATGCTCTGAGGCATATTTGAAGGCAAAAGGTTGAAAGCAAAAGATAAATTTCCATGATCTGAAAAGAAAATGGACAAAGTATTGTTCTTCTAAGTATATTGTTGATTGCAGGTTTGCTGTGGCCACCTCTGATGAGCTGGTAGCGAACAATGATGACTGTGCTATCTGCTGGGACTCCATGATGACAGCACGCAAGCTGCCCTGTGGACATCTCTTCCACAAGTGAGCAGATATGCAAAAACGCTTAACCCCCATGCAGTGCGCATTTCAGCAACCACAACAACTATCTATTCTGCTACACATAACTCCAGTCCATTATCATGATTTAACATTATGTGCCTAGTGCTACATAAAATCAAAGTATTATTATGGTCACTATTAacagtgtgtttttgtgtgccCAGCTCTTGCCTGCGTTCCTGGTTGGAGCAGGACACGTCGTGTCCCACGTGCCGTATGTCTCTGAACATCAGCGagggggctggaggagagagagaggagaggcagagggagccCATGCTGGAAGACAACATGGGCCCTGGAGGCCCCGGGCCAGAGGCAAGGCCACACCTTAACCAGCACAACCACTTCTTCCACTTTGACGGTGAGGCCCCAACACTCACCCAGTATACTCACTTTTTTACTAGCACTCAGAATCAGAACCAATTTGTTTCACAGGGACAGGACACATTAATCAACATTTAGGCTTAAGGGTAAATCATAGTCCCGCATCCCATTGTGACATAGCTATGCGTTTCTGAGACCACCGTCTGCAGGGGACGCACTAAATTCCCAACCAACGTATCTCCGGTATGTGTCTTCTATATTCATTTGAGTGTGTTGACAGTTGGAGAAATTGCTTGAGCCGTGCTGAGAATTCGAAAAGTATCAAAGCCAATGGTCCAATATTCTAGAACATTGCTTTGCGTACATGTTTGGCGCTTTAAAAGTATGTAAATAAGTAGTAGGTTTTATTGGTTTCTCGCAGTCAGACTGAATTGTACACCAATTTACATTCATATCATGAATAAAATCCTAAACCAGTGAAACacttaatataatacaatgtTAAAATATGCAATAtactctgagtgtacaaaacattaagagcgcattcctaatattgagttgcaccccacctttgccctcagaacagccttaattcgtcagggcgtggactctacaaggtgtcgaaagcgttgcacagggatgctggtccatgttgactccaatgcttcccacagttgtgtcaagttggctggatgtcatttggatggtggaccattcttgatacacaggaaactgttaagtgtgaaaacccggcagtgttgcagttcttgtcaCAAACCAGGGTGCctgccacctactaccataccccgttcaaaaacacttaaatattttgtcttgcccattcactctctgaatggcacacatacaccatcatctctcaattgtctcaaggcttaaaactccttctttaacctgtctcctccccttcatctacactgattgaagtggatttaacaagtcacatcaaattttatttgtcacatgcgccaaatacaacaggtgtagtagaccttaccgtgaaatgcttactttacaagcccttaaccaacaatgcagataaaaaaataaataaaaaaacatcaaaataaactaaaggaaaaatagtaacacacaataaaatagcaataactaggctatatacaaggggtaccgagtcaatatgcgggggtacgaggtagaggtaatatgtacatgtaggttggggtaaagtgactaggcatagataataacagagattagttgtgtgtgtccggtactgcttgccgtgcggtaacagagagaaccgtctacgacttgggtggctggagtctttgacagtttttagggccttcctctgacaccacctggtatagaggtcctgggtggcagggatctcggccccagtgatgtaattGGCCAtacacattaccctctgtagcgtcttgcggtcagatgccgagcagttgccaaaccagaCGGTGATGCAGCTAGTcgggatgctctcaatgttgcagccattggtcagtctatgtcatggaaagagcaggtgttcttaatgttttgtatacagaCAACAATACTATATGGTGTGGGTGGCagctttgtatttgtatttattaaggatccccattagttcctgccaaggcagcagctactcttcctggggtctaagGCCGTTATATACCGTTATATACAAGGCCGTTATATACAACTTCaaatattacattacatttcataacactttacacaatacattaagtgtgttccctcaggccactaatctactaccacatatctcaaaaatatatatttccacacaggGTTGGCAGCTTCATGTTCAGCGTCATTGATGAGGGCAAGGAAAAGGACCAGGCCAAGGAGGGTTCCCTGGGCCACCCCACATGAGGGACTCCCATTCAGATGGGGCACCATAATGACCTGTTGTCTCCTGTCCAGAGAGAAAGTCCCAAACCCATGGGACTATTTCAGGCCTCACCCCCATTGACAGGATATTTTTGATTACAGTAGTTAACCCTGTCAAATGCTTTACTCATCAATGTAAATGTGTCAGTGTTGGCTATGAAACTAAATTACATCTGTAGTCCCTACTAGTTTTGTTGTTTTCTGGATCAGGCCTCAGTATCTTTAGGGCCAAGAGTAACACCCATAAAATATGCAGATAGACATCCTCTCAGTGGTTACTCTGACACAGTTGGCGATTTATTCAGGCTTTTCTCTCACCACTCTAAATCCATATACAGATTAGAGAGGAAACCTCTCCATGAATATCTAATGAGCTTGACCGTGCATGTATTTCACCCCTACTAGGTTCTCGCATTGCCAGCTGGCTGCCCAGTTTCTCTGTGGAAGTGATGCACACAACCAACATCCTGGGCATCGTACAACAGGCCAACAACTCCCAGCTCAATGCCATGGTCAGTGTTTGTGGGGTCCAtcgattattataattttttttaccagTGTCTCATTCTATTCTTGTTAACTTTCACCTGTGCTATTCTCTCATGTCAGTAACAATGAAGATAAGGAGGTAAAGAAAGGAGGCTACATTAGATGTTTGAAATAATGATACATCTCCTTTCTCGCTATCTTTAGGCCCATCAGATCGGGGAGATGTTTCCGGAGGTTCCCTACCATCTTGTGCTGCAGGATCTGCAGCTGACCCGCTCTGTAGAGGTCACCACTGACAACATCCTGGACGGACGCATCGTGGTTCCTTTCCCCATACAGGTCAGTCAGTCCCACACTGCTACAGGGAACTCCACACGCTGGTTGTGGGGGTGCTTATGTGGTCTCCTTGGATGTGACATTAACATAAGGAAGGGCTAAAATAGAGTTCAGGGTCAATTTATCCCAAGAGCCGATACCCAAAATGACTTGAGAAAAGCCTTCGTGGGACACTTGACTTCCACAGTAAGTTTAGAGCTGACTTCCAGGTCTGCTTAAAATGTCTGCTGTCTCCCTCTCCAGCCTGTGGATCACTCCGCCTCCCAGGTCAACCCCTCCCCACAAGATGTGGGTGGGGCCAGCGGGAGTTCAGAGTTCGTGACCCCCGAGGTGGAGGACTTTGAGGTCCGAGGCAGCCGCTTCTCCAAGTCAGCCGAGGAGAGACAGAAGATACTGCTACAGAGGAAAGATGAGCTACTGCTACGAGCACAGAGGTATTGGATCTGCTTATTTAAAGTTAAAAAGAAAGCACTGACTTCAATGGAACACTTCCAGTTCCTAACCTGCTAGCCTGGATTTTAAATTAATCTATTATGGATGTTGCGAATGATGCAAATTGTCTATTTTatcatatttacattttttttttttttttttattgtatccccttttctccccaatttttgtggtatccaatcgctagtaattactatcttgtctcatcgctacaactcccgtacgggctcgggagagacgaaggtcgaaagccacgcgtcctccgaagcacaacccaaccaagccgcactgcttcttaacacagtgcgcctccaacccggaagccagccgcaccaatgtgtcggaggaaacaccgtgcacctggcccccttggttagcgcgcactgcgcccggcccgccacaggagtcgctggagcgacaaggatatccctaccggccaaaccctccctaacccggacgacgctaggccaattgtgtgtcgccccacggacctcccggtcgcggccggctgcgacagagcctgggcgcgaacccagagtctctggtggcgcagctagcactgcgatgcagtgccctagaccactgcgccacccgggaggcccttattTACTACCT contains:
- the amfra gene encoding E3 ubiquitin-protein ligase AMFR isoform X2 → MPLLFLERFPWPSLQTYTALSAVFLAGSILSGYCTVPEPVEYTQTQSSTPVESDDDEDPITSLSDVAATVRLYLVSDTVFVWVMVNTACCVLMLIAKVIQCIVFGPLRVSEKQHLKDKFWNFIFYKFIFIFGVLNVQTVEEVVMWCLWFAVLVFMHLMVQLCKDRFEYLSFSPTTPMGSHVRVLTMLVGMLLTCCGLALLCGLLGNPHGVHTVAFMAAECMLVFVRTGHVIIRYSIHLWDLNHEGTWESKGSYVYYTDFVMELALLGLDLMHHIHMLLFGNIWLSMASLVIFMQLRYLFHEVQKRIRRHKNYLRVINNMEARFAVATSDELVANNDDCAICWDSMMTARKLPCGHLFHNSCLRSWLEQDTSCPTCRMSLNISEGAGGEREERQREPMLEDNMGPGGPGPEARPHLNQHNHFFHFDGSRIASWLPSFSVEVMHTTNILGIVQQANNSQLNAMAHQIGEMFPEVPYHLVLQDLQLTRSVEVTTDNILDGRIVVPFPIQPVDHSASQVNPSPQDVGGASGSSEFVTPEVEDFEVRGSRFSKSAEERQKILLQRKDELLLRAQSNYYLVSSLQLPYGLGRDEGRKPRVLRSTTQPSRTAS
- the amfra gene encoding E3 ubiquitin-protein ligase AMFR isoform X1; the protein is MPLLFLERFPWPSLQTYTALSAVFLAGSILSGYCTVPEPVEYTQTQSSTPVESDDDEDPITSLSDVAATVRLYLVSDTVFVWVMVNTACCVLMLIAKVIQCIVFGPLRVSEKQHLKDKFWNFIFYKFIFIFGVLNVQTVEEVVMWCLWFAVLVFMHLMVQLCKDRFEYLSFSPTTPMGSHVRVLTMLVGMLLTCCGLALLCGLLGNPHGVHTVAFMAAECMLVFVRTGHVIIRYSIHLWDLNHEGTWESKGSYVYYTDFVMELALLGLDLMHHIHMLLFGNIWLSMASLVIFMQLRYLFHEVQKRIRRHKNYLRVINNMEARFAVATSDELVANNDDCAICWDSMMTARKLPCGHLFHNSCLRSWLEQDTSCPTCRMSLNISEGAGGEREERQREPMLEDNMGPGGPGPEARPHLNQHNHFFHFDGSRIASWLPSFSVEVMHTTNILGIVQQANNSQLNAMAHQIGEMFPEVPYHLVLQDLQLTRSVEVTTDNILDGRIVVPFPIQPVDHSASQVNPSPQDVGGASGSSEFVTPEVEDFEVRGSRFSKSAEERQKILLQRKDELLLRAQRRYLSKSPEENAAAMNDDDEYDEGLPSLEDDIPAGSVLDCMTLRRRKLAAAAERRMHVYQ